One Setaria viridis chromosome 5, Setaria_viridis_v4.0, whole genome shotgun sequence genomic region harbors:
- the LOC117857612 gene encoding probable U3 small nucleolar RNA-associated protein 7 isoform X1, whose translation MAPARQDAEDELEMKVEKYARGKGADLKALKDKKLKGQLVVKEKLYGQSAKAAAKAEQWLMPSEEGFLEPDGLEKTYRFPQESIVKEVDLLSSRKPFDMILPVLGPYTIEYTSNGRYMLVGGRKGHLAMMDMLHIDLIKEFQVRETVRDVAFLHNEQLYAVAQKKYPYIYNRHGTEIHCLKEHGKALKLQFLTKQFLLASINSFGQLHYQDVSTGEMVANYRTGLGRTDVMRVNSYNAVIGLGHAGGKVTMWKPTSVKPLVTMLCHHGPVTAVAFDRGGHLMATAGVDRKIKIWDLRKYEVVNSYAARAQSLDFSQKGLLACSNGSLVEIYRDFGGHDYRLYMKHRMMKGYQVGKVLFRPYEDILGIGHSMGLSSILVPGSGEPNFDTFVANPMETTKQKREKEVHALMDKLLPDTIMLNPNLIATVRAPKKKEKKTKKEIEEEMEEAIEAAKNTERKKKTKGRSKPSKRTRKKEEDVFRAKRPFLDQSKEVDGRPDKKQRIGEDMELPKALQRFAKKPQS comes from the exons ATGGCACCGGCGCGG CAGGACGCTGAGGACGAGCTGGAGATGAAGGTGGAGAAGTATGCGCGGGGGAAGGGTGCTGACTTGAAG GCGCTTAAGGACAAGAAGTTGAAAGGCCAGCTCGTTGTCAAAGAGAAGCTCTATGGCCAGTCTGCGAAagctgctgcaaaggctgaacaG TGGCTTATGCCTAGTGAGGAGGGTTTCTTAGAGCCTGATGGTTTGGAGAAGACATATAGATTTCCACAAGAATCGATTGTGAAGGAGGTGGATCTTTTGAGTTCAAGAAAACCATTCGATATGATCTTACCTG TACTTGGTCCTTATACTATAGAGTACACATCAAATGGCCGCTACATGCTAGTAGGCGGACGTAAAGGTCATCTTGCTATGATGGATATGCTGCATATTGATCTCATCAAGGAATTTCAG GTGAGGGAAACTGTTCGCGATGTGGCATTCTTACATAATGAGCAGCTGTATGCAGTCGCTCAAAAAAA GTACCCTTACATATATAATCGACATGGTACAGAAATTCATTGTCTGAAG GAACATGGCAAAGCGTTGAAACTCCAGTTTCTGACTAAACAATTCCTCTTGGCTTCAATAAACAGCTTTGGGCAGCTGCACTACCAAGATGTGAGCACTGGTGAGATGGTTGCAAATTATAGGACAGGTCTGGGGCGAACTGATGTTATGCGGGTCAATTCCTATAATGCTGTCATAGGCCTGGGGCATGCTGGTGGCAAAGTTACCATGTGGAAGCCAACAAGTGTGAAACCCCTTGTCACCATGCTGTGCCATCATGGCCCTGTGACTGCTGTTGCATTTGACAGGGGTGGTCATCTTATGGCAACGGCAGGTGTTGACAGGAAGATAAAAATCTGGGACCTGAGAAAGTATGAGGTTGTAAATTCTTATGCAGCACGTGCCCAATCCTTGGATTTTAGCCAGAAGGGGCTTTTGGCCTGCAGCAATGGATCTCTAGTAGAGATCTACAGGGATTTTGGTGGGCATGACTATAGGCTTTACATGAAGCACAGAATGATGAAGGGCTATCAGGTTGGGAAAGTTTTGTTCCGGCCCTACGAAGATATTCTGGGGATTGGGCACTCGATGGGCCTGTCATCCATCCTTGTTCCAGGATCTGGTGAGCCAAACTTTGATACCTTTGTTGCCAACCCCATGGAAACTACAAAGCAGAAGCGGGAGAAGGAGGTTCACGCTCTTATGGACAAGCTCCTGCCGGACACTATCATGCTTAATCCAAACTTGATAGCCACTGTAAGAGCTccgaagaagaaagagaagaagaccAAGAAGGAGATTGAGGAAGAGATGGAAGAGGCTATTGAGGCTGCCAAGAACActgagcgcaagaagaagaccAAGGGCAGGAGCAAGCCCAGCAAGCGGACcaggaagaaagaggaggatgTTTTCAGAGCCAAGAGGCCCTTCTTGGATCAATCAAAGGAGGTCGATGGGCGACCTGACAAGAAGCAGCGTATAGGTGAAGATATGGAACTCCCAAAAGCCTTGCAGCGGTTTGCCAAGAAACCGCAGTCATGA
- the LOC117857612 gene encoding probable U3 small nucleolar RNA-associated protein 7 isoform X2 produces MAPARDAEDELEMKVEKYARGKGADLKALKDKKLKGQLVVKEKLYGQSAKAAAKAEQWLMPSEEGFLEPDGLEKTYRFPQESIVKEVDLLSSRKPFDMILPVLGPYTIEYTSNGRYMLVGGRKGHLAMMDMLHIDLIKEFQVRETVRDVAFLHNEQLYAVAQKKYPYIYNRHGTEIHCLKEHGKALKLQFLTKQFLLASINSFGQLHYQDVSTGEMVANYRTGLGRTDVMRVNSYNAVIGLGHAGGKVTMWKPTSVKPLVTMLCHHGPVTAVAFDRGGHLMATAGVDRKIKIWDLRKYEVVNSYAARAQSLDFSQKGLLACSNGSLVEIYRDFGGHDYRLYMKHRMMKGYQVGKVLFRPYEDILGIGHSMGLSSILVPGSGEPNFDTFVANPMETTKQKREKEVHALMDKLLPDTIMLNPNLIATVRAPKKKEKKTKKEIEEEMEEAIEAAKNTERKKKTKGRSKPSKRTRKKEEDVFRAKRPFLDQSKEVDGRPDKKQRIGEDMELPKALQRFAKKPQS; encoded by the exons ATGGCACCGGCGCGG GACGCTGAGGACGAGCTGGAGATGAAGGTGGAGAAGTATGCGCGGGGGAAGGGTGCTGACTTGAAG GCGCTTAAGGACAAGAAGTTGAAAGGCCAGCTCGTTGTCAAAGAGAAGCTCTATGGCCAGTCTGCGAAagctgctgcaaaggctgaacaG TGGCTTATGCCTAGTGAGGAGGGTTTCTTAGAGCCTGATGGTTTGGAGAAGACATATAGATTTCCACAAGAATCGATTGTGAAGGAGGTGGATCTTTTGAGTTCAAGAAAACCATTCGATATGATCTTACCTG TACTTGGTCCTTATACTATAGAGTACACATCAAATGGCCGCTACATGCTAGTAGGCGGACGTAAAGGTCATCTTGCTATGATGGATATGCTGCATATTGATCTCATCAAGGAATTTCAG GTGAGGGAAACTGTTCGCGATGTGGCATTCTTACATAATGAGCAGCTGTATGCAGTCGCTCAAAAAAA GTACCCTTACATATATAATCGACATGGTACAGAAATTCATTGTCTGAAG GAACATGGCAAAGCGTTGAAACTCCAGTTTCTGACTAAACAATTCCTCTTGGCTTCAATAAACAGCTTTGGGCAGCTGCACTACCAAGATGTGAGCACTGGTGAGATGGTTGCAAATTATAGGACAGGTCTGGGGCGAACTGATGTTATGCGGGTCAATTCCTATAATGCTGTCATAGGCCTGGGGCATGCTGGTGGCAAAGTTACCATGTGGAAGCCAACAAGTGTGAAACCCCTTGTCACCATGCTGTGCCATCATGGCCCTGTGACTGCTGTTGCATTTGACAGGGGTGGTCATCTTATGGCAACGGCAGGTGTTGACAGGAAGATAAAAATCTGGGACCTGAGAAAGTATGAGGTTGTAAATTCTTATGCAGCACGTGCCCAATCCTTGGATTTTAGCCAGAAGGGGCTTTTGGCCTGCAGCAATGGATCTCTAGTAGAGATCTACAGGGATTTTGGTGGGCATGACTATAGGCTTTACATGAAGCACAGAATGATGAAGGGCTATCAGGTTGGGAAAGTTTTGTTCCGGCCCTACGAAGATATTCTGGGGATTGGGCACTCGATGGGCCTGTCATCCATCCTTGTTCCAGGATCTGGTGAGCCAAACTTTGATACCTTTGTTGCCAACCCCATGGAAACTACAAAGCAGAAGCGGGAGAAGGAGGTTCACGCTCTTATGGACAAGCTCCTGCCGGACACTATCATGCTTAATCCAAACTTGATAGCCACTGTAAGAGCTccgaagaagaaagagaagaagaccAAGAAGGAGATTGAGGAAGAGATGGAAGAGGCTATTGAGGCTGCCAAGAACActgagcgcaagaagaagaccAAGGGCAGGAGCAAGCCCAGCAAGCGGACcaggaagaaagaggaggatgTTTTCAGAGCCAAGAGGCCCTTCTTGGATCAATCAAAGGAGGTCGATGGGCGACCTGACAAGAAGCAGCGTATAGGTGAAGATATGGAACTCCCAAAAGCCTTGCAGCGGTTTGCCAAGAAACCGCAGTCATGA